The Gloeocapsa sp. PCC 73106 genome has a segment encoding these proteins:
- a CDS encoding Dps family protein — protein MVTSQGLLQTFGEVGENPVLLDKNTTVPVCEGLNIALASFQALYLQYQKHHFVVEGAEFYQLHQFFQESYEEAQEHVHDLGERLNGLGGVPASSFAKLAELCCFSPEADGVYNCRTMIENDLGAEQEIVKLLRSQASQAESLGDRATRYLLEKILLETEQRAYHLDHFLAHDSLTLGFMGNGN, from the coding sequence ATGGTTACTAGTCAAGGCTTGTTACAGACTTTTGGAGAAGTAGGGGAAAACCCAGTTCTACTCGATAAAAATACTACTGTTCCTGTTTGTGAAGGCTTAAATATTGCTTTGGCAAGTTTTCAAGCTCTCTATTTACAATATCAGAAACATCATTTTGTAGTAGAAGGAGCTGAGTTTTACCAGCTACACCAATTTTTTCAAGAATCTTACGAAGAAGCTCAAGAACACGTTCACGATTTAGGAGAACGCTTGAATGGATTAGGAGGCGTTCCTGCTTCTAGCTTCGCTAAACTTGCCGAGTTGTGCTGCTTTAGTCCTGAAGCCGATGGGGTATATAACTGCCGCACCATGATTGAAAATGATTTAGGTGCCGAACAAGAGATAGTTAAACTATTACGCAGTCAAGCATCCCAAGCAGAGAGTTTGGGCGATCGCGCTACCCGCTATCTCTTGGAAAAAATCCTTTTAGAAACTGAGCAAAGAGCATACCATTTAGATCATTTCCTCGCTCATGATAGCTTAACTCTGGGTTTTATGGGCAATGGTAATTAA
- a CDS encoding FeoA family protein codes for MNWRFSYWGGNGEEFNQSEIDNSRLSYPLSQAELGARVWVIGFSIMGLNSGEMAEIIHIQPSGSVLLKIGDQTVGLGAEMTSKILVSDCPPDQLKALEMATDTRTYIREMEVGTLAQIVGYDKILQGYQGKLLAMGLKPGIKFTVISVPPFGDPVKIRVEGMIITLPKQEADALVVEVVEEN; via the coding sequence ATGAATTGGCGTTTTAGTTATTGGGGTGGAAATGGTGAGGAGTTCAATCAATCAGAGATAGACAATTCTCGACTTTCTTACCCTCTGTCTCAGGCTGAACTTGGTGCTCGTGTTTGGGTAATAGGATTTTCAATAATGGGTTTAAATTCAGGAGAAATGGCAGAAATAATTCATATTCAGCCCAGTGGTTCAGTATTATTAAAGATTGGTGATCAAACCGTTGGTTTAGGTGCAGAGATGACGTCAAAAATACTAGTGAGTGATTGTCCTCCAGATCAATTAAAAGCCTTGGAAATGGCCACAGATACTAGAACTTACATCAGAGAAATGGAGGTAGGTACCCTCGCGCAGATAGTAGGGTATGATAAGATTCTGCAAGGTTACCAAGGCAAATTGTTAGCCATGGGGTTAAAACCCGGGATAAAATTCACGGTGATTAGTGTTCCCCCTTTTGGCGATCCGGTCAAGATCAGGGTAGAAGGGATGATAATCACTCTT
- a CDS encoding Asr1405/Asl0597 family protein has translation MKVSPSPDDDYQTIEIKLSERWQVYYRLQELGVTCACQSNQPLQIKMTSPLGVLQVWNVVRQQTTPRTQLIEWLETCWRTNLPVDSNLKKNYEN, from the coding sequence ATGAAAGTCTCTCCATCCCCCGACGACGACTATCAGACAATAGAAATCAAACTCTCAGAGCGTTGGCAAGTATATTACCGCTTACAGGAATTGGGTGTTACCTGTGCTTGTCAGAGTAACCAACCACTGCAAATCAAGATGACTAGCCCTTTAGGAGTGCTTCAAGTCTGGAACGTTGTTCGACAACAAACGACCCCTCGTACTCAATTGATTGAGTGGCTAGAAACTTGTTGGCGCACCAATTTACCCGTTGATTCAAACCTCAAGAAAAATTATGAAAACTAG
- a CDS encoding transcriptional repressor, with translation MPPYTSASLKSELNARGWRLTPQREKILQIFQNLSQGTHLSAEELHNLLDARGEGISLSTIYRSVKLMARMGILRELELAEGHKHYELNHPHPHHHHHLVCIQCNKTLEFNNDSILKQSLRQCEKEGFQLIDCQLTVMAVCPEAIRMGWPSALPSNWACTRSISERHA, from the coding sequence ATGCCTCCCTACACATCTGCATCTCTAAAATCAGAACTTAATGCACGGGGTTGGCGTCTAACCCCCCAGCGAGAAAAGATCCTTCAGATTTTTCAAAATTTGTCCCAGGGAACTCATTTGAGCGCTGAGGAACTACATAACTTGTTGGATGCAAGAGGGGAAGGGATCAGTTTGTCCACAATTTACCGCAGTGTTAAATTGATGGCCCGGATGGGTATTCTCAGAGAACTAGAATTAGCTGAAGGGCACAAGCATTATGAGTTAAATCATCCTCATCCTCATCATCATCATCACTTAGTTTGTATTCAATGCAACAAAACTTTAGAATTTAACAATGATTCAATCTTGAAACAGAGTTTGAGACAGTGCGAAAAAGAAGGATTTCAACTAATCGACTGTCAGTTGACGGTAATGGCTGTCTGTCCAGAAGCAATTAGAATGGGATGGCCCTCAGCTTTGCCTAGCAATTGGGCTTGTACTCGGTCAATTTCTGAGAGACACGCTTAG
- a CDS encoding SufE family protein, translating to MNLDRIVERFKRCSEPKKRYEQLLWYAKKLEPMPEAAKTPANKVNGCVSQVYITADLKDGHLWYQGDSDAQLVKGLVAFLIEGLNGLTPAEILALSPDFIEETGLKMSLTPSRANGFYNIFQTMQKKALGFQIGTSS from the coding sequence ATGAATCTAGACCGTATTGTAGAACGTTTTAAACGTTGTAGCGAGCCCAAAAAGCGTTATGAACAACTACTCTGGTACGCTAAAAAACTAGAACCTATGCCAGAAGCAGCCAAGACTCCCGCCAACAAAGTTAACGGCTGCGTCTCCCAAGTCTACATCACCGCCGACCTCAAAGATGGTCACCTTTGGTACCAGGGTGACTCCGACGCCCAATTAGTCAAGGGTTTAGTGGCTTTTTTAATCGAAGGACTAAACGGTTTAACCCCCGCAGAAATCCTCGCACTAAGCCCTGATTTTATCGAGGAAACTGGTCTAAAAATGAGTCTAACCCCCTCTCGGGCTAATGGTTTTTACAATATATTTCAAACTATGCAGAAAAAAGCCCTGGGATTTCAAATCGGTACCTCTTCCTAA
- the hpnK gene encoding hopanoid biosynthesis-associated protein HpnK, producing the protein MAILTGRKLIINGDDFGLNDRVNQAIIQAHTEGILTSTSLMVTAEAFPQAVALAKTHPQLGVGLHLVLVCGKSVLSPQAIPHLVDSRGFFANNPLLAGLNYQFSRTAREELKAEISAQLTKFRQTGLKLSHVDGHLHLHLHPVILSILVELAPEYQIKFIRLPAEELNLTLTTNPVSQLLTFFVFSLLHRWGKNLLDTHNISYTERVYGLLATGKVTEDYLLKIIPKIQGNLVEIYNHPDETGSGKLEKNALISLNVKKELTTYGLNLTNFIKIYGELINR; encoded by the coding sequence ATGGCTATCCTAACCGGGAGAAAATTAATTATCAATGGCGATGACTTTGGCTTGAATGATCGCGTTAATCAAGCCATTATTCAAGCTCATACAGAAGGAATCCTCACCAGTACCAGTCTGATGGTAACAGCAGAAGCTTTCCCCCAAGCAGTGGCTTTAGCCAAAACTCATCCTCAACTGGGGGTTGGTCTACATTTGGTCCTAGTTTGCGGTAAATCTGTTCTTTCTCCCCAAGCCATTCCTCATCTAGTAGATTCTAGGGGATTTTTTGCTAACAACCCCTTATTAGCTGGGTTGAATTATCAATTTAGTCGTACTGCTAGAGAGGAGTTAAAAGCTGAGATTAGCGCTCAATTAACTAAATTTCGCCAAACAGGCTTAAAGTTGAGTCATGTAGATGGTCACCTTCATCTGCATTTGCACCCTGTAATTCTGTCAATTCTTGTTGAATTAGCTCCAGAATATCAGATCAAGTTTATACGCTTACCCGCTGAGGAACTAAATTTAACCCTCACAACCAATCCAGTTTCCCAGCTATTGACCTTTTTTGTGTTCTCCCTCCTGCATCGATGGGGCAAAAACTTGCTAGATACTCACAACATTAGTTATACTGAGCGAGTTTATGGGTTGTTAGCAACTGGTAAAGTAACAGAAGATTATCTATTAAAAATCATACCAAAAATTCAAGGCAATTTAGTAGAAATTTATAATCATCCTGATGAAACAGGTTCAGGAAAGCTAGAAAAAAATGCTTTAATAAGTCTAAACGTCAAGAAGGAATTAACAACTTATGGTTTGAATTTAACTAATTTTATTAAAATATATGGCGAATTAATAAACCGATAA
- a CDS encoding (2Fe-2S) ferredoxin domain-containing protein: MKTRLNTDTFTLTGELKGFIYKDGYKLKYLRLAVANTEYWIKPRKEQRQELERAYKQGDLLKITGEKTICYKTGKLKLKADVIESNCVPSPNCQKPSPSSSILICQKSSCWRQGGADVYAQLTEQLAQRGLSEQVKIKTTGCLKKCKKGPNLVFLPDRAYYSHVNSQQVEELLTQHLGCS, translated from the coding sequence ATGAAAACTAGACTCAATACGGATACATTTACCCTAACAGGCGAACTAAAAGGGTTCATCTACAAGGATGGTTACAAGCTCAAATACCTACGCTTGGCAGTGGCTAATACGGAATATTGGATTAAACCCAGAAAAGAGCAACGTCAAGAACTCGAGAGAGCTTATAAACAGGGTGATCTGCTAAAAATCACTGGAGAGAAGACAATCTGTTATAAAACAGGCAAATTAAAGCTTAAAGCCGATGTGATCGAGTCGAATTGTGTACCCTCTCCCAATTGTCAGAAACCATCCCCATCTTCTTCTATTTTGATTTGTCAAAAGTCGAGTTGTTGGCGCCAAGGTGGGGCTGACGTTTACGCCCAATTGACAGAACAGCTAGCCCAAAGAGGATTAAGCGAACAAGTCAAAATTAAAACCACAGGTTGCTTGAAAAAATGTAAAAAAGGACCCAACCTGGTTTTTCTACCCGATCGCGCCTATTACAGCCATGTTAACAGTCAACAAGTAGAGGAACTACTGACTCAACATTTAGGATGTTCCTAG
- the gyrA gene encoding DNA topoisomerase (ATP-hydrolyzing) subunit A, with product MTTPTERIIPTDLSNEMSQSYLEYAMSVIVGRALPDARDGLKPVHRRILYAMYELGLTHDRPFRKCARVVGEVLGKYHPHGDGSVYDALVRMAQDFSMRNPLIEGHGNFGSIDNDPPAAMRYTECRLQSLTLNGLLRDIEAETVDFADTFDASQQEPVVLPARIPQLLLNGSSGIAVGMATNIPPHNLGELINAVIAVIENPEITDLELIKYIPGPDFPTGGQILGYSGIKDAYTGARGSITMRGVANIETAADNRREAIIITELPYQTNKAALIEKIAELVNEKRLDGISDIRDESDRDGMRIVIELKRDAYPRVVLNNLYKQTPVQANFGANMVALVNGEPQLLALKQFLVLFLEFRLETVRRRTEYLLRKAEERDHILQGLLISLENLDTIIDLIRRASDTTTAKNELISQFGLSPVQADAILQMQLRRLTALEAEKIKAEHEELQTQIADYTDILAKKTRIEEIIVTELQEIKTIHATPRRTEIVPDQGEIVDTDLIANEKAIILLTEQGYIKRMPVSNFEAQNRATKGKAGAKIKEDDVVEHFLTCCDHNHLLFFSNQGVVYSLNAYHIPIASRIARGTPIIQMLPIDTGEKITSMVAVTEFTDDQYLIMLTRQGLIKKTALSAFSHIRSSGLIAISLVEGDQLRWVRLARSEDSVMIGSRHGMAIHFKADGQQLRPLGRSTRGVKAMKLRKGDELISMDILPSQIAETIPSDEEDSDSEELNLENAHIGPWLLAITTGGYGKRVPVTAFRIQKRAGIGVKLIRFRKEKDKLAAIHVVNQEDELMMVTSRGIIIRQAVKAISLQSRSATGVRVQKLDQEDAIAAVALVPPSSEEIETEE from the coding sequence ATGACCACTCCCACAGAGCGCATTATACCCACAGATTTGAGCAACGAAATGTCTCAATCTTATTTAGAGTACGCTATGAGCGTGATCGTGGGGAGAGCGTTACCAGATGCAAGGGATGGTCTAAAGCCAGTGCATCGTCGTATTCTCTACGCCATGTATGAATTGGGGTTAACCCACGATCGCCCTTTCCGGAAATGTGCCCGGGTAGTCGGGGAAGTATTGGGCAAATATCACCCCCACGGTGATGGTTCGGTATACGACGCTTTGGTAAGAATGGCTCAAGATTTTTCTATGCGCAACCCCCTCATCGAGGGTCATGGTAATTTTGGGTCTATAGATAACGATCCCCCCGCGGCGATGCGCTACACCGAATGCCGCTTACAATCTTTAACGCTTAACGGTTTATTAAGAGATATAGAAGCAGAAACCGTAGATTTTGCCGATACCTTTGACGCATCTCAACAAGAACCAGTAGTATTACCCGCGAGAATACCCCAACTATTGCTCAACGGCTCCTCTGGAATAGCGGTGGGGATGGCGACGAATATACCCCCCCATAATTTGGGAGAATTGATCAATGCTGTAATAGCGGTGATAGAGAACCCAGAGATAACCGATCTAGAGTTAATTAAGTATATCCCTGGACCAGACTTTCCTACAGGGGGACAGATTCTCGGTTACAGCGGCATCAAAGACGCGTACACTGGCGCCAGGGGTTCAATCACGATGCGGGGAGTAGCTAATATTGAAACCGCAGCCGATAACCGCAGAGAAGCGATCATTATCACCGAATTACCCTATCAAACCAATAAAGCCGCCCTAATAGAGAAAATCGCCGAACTAGTTAACGAAAAGCGCTTAGATGGGATATCAGATATCAGAGATGAAAGCGATCGCGACGGAATGCGCATCGTCATAGAATTAAAAAGAGATGCGTACCCGCGGGTAGTCTTAAATAATCTCTACAAACAAACCCCCGTACAGGCTAACTTTGGGGCAAATATGGTGGCTTTAGTCAATGGAGAACCCCAACTTCTTGCTTTAAAGCAATTTTTGGTTTTATTTCTGGAATTCCGACTAGAAACGGTTAGAAGACGCACAGAGTATCTCCTACGTAAAGCCGAAGAAAGAGACCACATCCTTCAGGGATTACTAATATCACTGGAAAATTTAGACACCATCATCGATTTAATTCGTCGTGCATCGGATACAACCACGGCTAAAAATGAATTAATCAGTCAATTTGGTCTTTCACCCGTGCAGGCAGATGCTATCCTACAGATGCAACTACGACGTTTAACAGCTCTAGAAGCAGAAAAAATTAAAGCGGAACACGAAGAACTACAAACACAGATTGCTGACTACACAGATATCTTAGCCAAAAAAACGAGAATAGAAGAGATAATCGTCACAGAACTTCAAGAGATTAAGACTATTCACGCCACCCCTAGACGTACAGAAATTGTGCCCGATCAAGGGGAAATCGTAGACACAGATTTGATCGCCAACGAAAAAGCGATAATCCTCTTGACAGAACAAGGATACATCAAAAGGATGCCGGTGAGTAACTTTGAAGCGCAAAATCGAGCCACCAAGGGCAAAGCAGGCGCAAAAATCAAAGAAGATGACGTGGTGGAACATTTTCTCACTTGTTGCGATCATAATCATCTACTCTTTTTTAGCAATCAGGGGGTCGTTTACAGTCTCAACGCTTATCATATTCCCATCGCTTCTCGCATCGCCAGAGGAACGCCGATCATACAAATGTTACCCATAGACACTGGCGAAAAAATTACCTCTATGGTAGCGGTGACAGAATTTACCGACGATCAATATTTGATCATGTTAACTCGTCAAGGACTGATCAAAAAAACAGCACTATCAGCCTTCAGTCACATTCGCAGCAGCGGTTTAATCGCTATTTCCTTAGTAGAAGGAGATCAACTGCGCTGGGTACGTTTAGCCCGATCCGAAGATAGTGTCATGATTGGTTCTCGTCATGGTATGGCCATTCACTTCAAAGCAGATGGACAACAGCTACGTCCCCTAGGACGATCTACCCGCGGTGTAAAAGCGATGAAACTGCGAAAAGGTGACGAATTAATTAGTATGGACATCCTACCCAGTCAGATCGCCGAAACCATACCCTCAGACGAAGAGGACTCAGATAGCGAAGAATTAAACCTAGAAAACGCCCATATAGGACCATGGCTATTAGCAATAACCACAGGAGGTTACGGTAAAAGAGTACCAGTGACAGCCTTTAGAATCCAAAAACGCGCCGGAATCGGGGTAAAACTGATTCGTTTTCGCAAAGAGAAAGATAAACTCGCCGCTATCCACGTGGTTAACCAAGAGGATGAATTAATGATGGTTACCAGTCGAGGTATTATCATTCGCCAAGCGGTAAAAGCCATCTCTCTACAATCTCGTTCCGCTACAGGGGTAAGAGTACAAAAACTAGATCAAGAAGACGCGATCGCCGCAGTAGCTTTAGTGCCCCCTAGCAGTGAAGAAATTGAGACCGAAGAATAG